One Dunckerocampus dactyliophorus isolate RoL2022-P2 chromosome 15, RoL_Ddac_1.1, whole genome shotgun sequence genomic window, GAAATTACATTCATCTAACAGACCAAAGAAAGGCTGAATGACAAGTTTAGGATGAACATTCAACACAAGCCCTAGGCAGACAAAAAAGCTGCAGCTTTATCTTCACAGTACAGTGTACAACAACAAAGCTGTCAATAAataatgtttgtatatttctaatTAAACACACTTCATGGAATGTACAGAAGGACAAATGCAGGTAGAAACGGcatgtaaaaaatgaaaaacaacaaataggaGGCTGAGATGACTGACAGCCTTGGCACATGCTTGAAATGACGCTTCCTCATTCCTCCCTCTGCACATCATCCTTTTTGACTTTCATGCTGCCGTTTAACCTTCATCATCAACAATGCATTACGGGAATGGCCTCCTTTCAGATATAGCTCCATAAAAGGGGAAATGAACCCTGTCATTACATCTAAATAATAACAAGGACACGAGCTATACAATGAGTTACAGGAATTGGAAACCATGGCTTCCCACAAAATGTcaatgcatgcacaaaactaaCGTTTTTTCTCTGTCTGTCTATTCTTGTGGGTCCAATTAAAGTGCAATCATGTCCAAGTGCAATCAAACCTTAGAACTCAAGATACTCGTTAAATTCTAGGgtcatgtttacattttaaacCTTTTTTGATGATATTTTTCCAATTGAACAGGTTGATAATTAAACCTAAACAAAGTGCACCCATGCATTGATGTCATttagcatctttttttttggataatttctcttccataatattttacttttattttgtgagCACCTACTGGACTAAAGAATTGGCACACTTCGCCATAGAATCGTCCAGAATAAAGCCTGACACCTGATTGATCAATAGCTGTCCACATAGCATCTCTTGGGTTGTAATACCTCTTACTTCCTCAAGAGGCAACATTGAGTCACTGTAGCTCAATTGTTTACATTAATTTGATGCAGTAAAACAGGGAAGTGATGACAGGAAGCTCCTCTTTTGGCTGATCACTCCcgacaaaataaacatattcCAAGTTTTGGTGGAGGGCCGGGTGTTCAGGGCTGACGGTTGCCGTACATCAGCGGTATGATGAAGACGGAGATGTCGTCCCCAGAGCCTAGGCGCTCGTTGGTGATGCGCCAGCCTCGGTCCCTCAGGACGCCGCGGGCTCGCATCACCAAATCCTGTGCGGCCATCGTGTACCTAGCAAAGACAGGAGTGTAGTTGAGAGGACCCCTCAACTAAAATggcatgacactgttgtttccctgagcagctccttcagcaccagactgttacacccacggtgtaagaaggagaggttccgcaggtccttcataccgaccgctgtcaggctctacaacacctgcaccacctgaaccatgttgtagacactatgctttctttacactgttctctttacttgtcttgctgctgtaacaagtaaatttccccgctgtgggataaataaagtacatacaactaTAATTATGACTGTAGATCAAGTACCGCCTCGAAAATATTTTGCTTGGCCACCAATTTCGCTTCTTTTTTTGAATTGGGTTAGTAAATTTGCATTTGTACAATTCATTCAtgataaaggatttttttttttcgtagagcgtagtaaacctgtttacgaccttgtaaatacgggttttaacatcattagatcCCTCTAAAcgtgaaacaacacccctattagtcacctttacactggtattcCCCATTGtagtagacataaataagacttgtgtttgttgtgttgctgtaCAGTCGTCACACCCCGGTTCAATATCACTCCCTTGTTTCTAATGCGGGTTttcaataatgaatgaataaatgatcaccgtttgactatggcctgttattagtcaaaaatactgaaagataagtcacatgtagtattctggtcacggtTCCATACTCAGTTTCAAGCCTATTCTTAAGTTTACAATACATAAATaggaagctaactagttagcttggtagattGCTACAGTATTAGCCTGCACACAGGAGGTGCCCGATGTGATGTTAGCAATGCTAGTGGTATTGTCGGAGTGTACGTCTATGTATGGCATATTCATGTTAGACTGGCTGTCCTACGATTGACCCACATTACAttcgagatactacaacaagtGCTAACGTCACCAATGCTAACGGtgagttatgtcttattattgcatTCATGTATGCAATATTaagtaatatgagtataaaggtcactataggggtgttatttaatgtttacagggctctactgatattaaatattgttttaagaaggttttctatgctctaactttggagatattccatttattaatattgaatcctacattgCGGATCGgatctggaatcaattaacagcgataaacgaggggtgactgtaaatgtgttctggtgctaggggagctgtgtggggggtggacaggaagtgacgttgggggttcagagttaagttcTATCCTggatgggttacggccgcaacagtagctcgcgTTAGGGATcattgcgcctgttgtgagatcattcaaacctgcaataaaagcctgttgtttcggcggtcaagtctggtgctcgtgtgtctcactgaacattactgacacctagtggccagtgtagaatactatacataccattgcaacatttttgaatgtgttttctgaatgccttatatttgtattttatttcgtttagccatttttatgtttgaaaatgcttaatttctgtgaaaaataagCCGAAAtagtttaaatatgcatatttgtgacTCACATAGTAAGCCGtaatcaaacacaaaacagcatgatttattaattaatatatttttgagtaacggtgatagagtgaagctgtaaaattcaaagcgcgaagtggtgagggattactgcatttacaatttaaagcagaggaaagaaaaaaggcaaataTGCGGGGATCTTCTGACTCTAATGTCTCATTTTCCTGGGTGCTACTAGATCGAGCACTCGTACCACCACTGGTACGAGTCATGAGTCACGAGTTTTGATCATGTCTTCAAAGAAACACACCAGAAGTGGTATTTTGGCATCCTGCATTGCATCCTGCATCCTGCATTGCACTGGCTTGGTAGAAACAAGGCTAACCTGTGTAGATCATCGGGGTCACAGTTGGCGAGAAAGGTGGACACGGCTTCGGCCACTTCCTGGTTGGACAGAACGTCCCAAAGGCCGTCGGTACCCATCACCAGGACGTCGTCAGCGCCGTGCTCGTACTGCGTGAGGTTGTAAACCTTCACCTGTGTCCACAAATGTGAGATGttatagaaaaatgtatttgcatttgtatttgcaGGTTACCTCTGGAAGGCAGGACAGGAAGGGCTTGATGTAGATGTTGGAGTCGTGAACTTTTAGATCATGGTCTCCGAGCCCACGGGTCACGCCGATGGTCGCCAGCACCCTAGCCTAGCAAAGAAAAAAGGTCATCCGTTTTGCAGTCGGAGCTTTAGTCTGGTGTGTTTTGCACTTACCTTCTTCCCTTCACCGTATATTAGTGGAAACTTGAGGTCTTCGTCTTCAATGGTCTTGTACGCCCTGTAAACATATGACCTCATTTTCTTTATTGTGGTGCATCTCCACTGCAGAGGAGAGGAGGCGCAGCTTACCATCCGCTCATAGTAAAGTCTCTGTAGAGCATCCTCTTCCCGACCTCCTTCCTCTGGACCCTCCTTGGGAATTCCAGGTGCGTGAACTCGTTGCCAAGCAGGTGAGGCTGCATGAAACCCTTGGAGGAGGACACAGTGCCAGTGAGTACACCTGCTGTTTTGATTTTTCTTGTTATTGCAAAAGTAAATGTAACATTCCATTGAAGATGTGAAACATGGAggaatatttaataatattttatattgtaagGCAATATCCCCATGAGTGGTTatagatcaagatcaagatcaagatcaagagagttttattgtcatgtgcatagtaaaacagcagttataccatgcaatgaaaatcttattctgttcattctcccaagaaaagaaagaaaacaaatgaaagaataagaacataagaaacataaacacataaacatatataccaataaattaagcaacaacaacagaagagacattaatacaaataaataatacaaataaaaaaaataaagtgctatgagtgtgtgcgtgtgttgcgtgcggcgtgtgcgagtgcttcgttgaggagcctgatggcctgtgggtaaaagctgtttataATCAGTACATAAGTaaattcaattttaaaaaagtgatagATAGCTGAGACGGTAGGCTACTTagcccctcatttaaatcccttaaataataataataataataactacctTTCTAACTGTAATTTCACATTTTAcactgaaaataataataatattattaataataataatagtaataatatattgCACACTAAtttcaaaccttttccacacaaaaataataaaataaaaatgtaatttagaaATAATAATGCACATATTGCAGACTGTAATTTCAAATTTTTCCACACAAAaagtaacaataaataatatttatagttattttaatatgattattatttgttaattaaccaatttattattattatttattaatacataattatatttgtagtcatttttaataatttttataaaattatagccatttcttaaaatgaaaatgtaaaaaattgtaatatagtACTTTCTGAAATAGACTTGATAACTGGTCATTTTAGCAGGAATAATAGCAAAGcttttttccacacaaaataataataaaaataataacaaactaatttaaaacctttcccacacacacacacaaaaatcatacaataaataattgtatttatagtCTTTTCTATTATTGCTACAGTATATCTTGAAATGAAAACGAATGAATGTAGTACTTTCTACTTGATTACTGATTAGGGCTGGGTGATAGATTGACATTATTAATGTATCGATATTTGTTTAAGCGCGATACCAAAAACAAAGGTATCGTTCATGCCAGTATAGACTGGATTGCGCTGTATCTTGACACAGAGGTCTCGCACATCACGCTGCACAGGCCCCCCCGCCGCCCGCCCAGTCGTCAATAAACATGAAGGAAGCAACAACGTCTGCGGAAGAGGAAGCACTGCAAATCTTTTTCCACGACCTTACAGCTCGGCACAAACTCCAGTACGGGCGTGTGAAGCTGCGGGCTGGAACAGCCCCGGCTGCATtgcttgcttctttttcctgttgcgGTGCTcgtgaaaggaaaagtgcaaagCGGTGTCCTATCATTAAAGCGGTGttctatcacattgctaaagatACGGTCCCCGTTGCAACGGATTTAAAAccctgctgaaaacaatggactcGCGATGTCCGGCGAGCTTCACAGTcgcaattatttagcacgagaAGCTcaaccacaaatgtacaaggaagtcagacagacagttgctaagcctgatgcagttgccGGGTTGGTGTTGTTGACACACGGTCTTTAAAGGAATAAGGACATGCttatgtcttttaaaaataCTATTCAAAGTAAATTAGTATTTTTGAGtttaaaatgtcctcttaaacggggcactttatttttagattttgttcttttgtgcctctggtattagctgaggatttgagcatagcgaAAGGTTTGCTATGAAGGCGATTGTATTTTACttcttctatatttatttcaaaaagggAATGGGCTATTTCAATTTTAGCAGCTGTTTTTCtatcagatttttaaaaaatttaataaaacaactttgcacgcatatttggttttgactttgtctaaactcactttgtggaaaaaatgtcgGGATCTAtatgatatattgatatacaaccttaatatatcgggatatgagttttggtccatatcgcccaggcCCATTACCGATCAGCAGTAACAATAGCAATCATGAGAATGTcataaaaaatccaaacaaatgatACTGCACTTATAttaatatacatgttttttttaacaaaaccaACAACTTTTAGGGAATAGGATTTGTACCAGGAATTGTAGCCGTTGTCGTTCTGATTCCGGTGTGAATTCTGCTGACATGGGAACAATCTCATTGTTTCTAATAATGATGGCCCTGTTAAGAAACCATACAACACACAAGTTAGGATCCCCTTTTATTTtggagtgcacacacacacacacacacacacacacgcacctgcTGTCtcctgcattgccaacatagaGTTTCCCCAGCAGGTAGACCACAGTGAGAGCTGTGCATCCCCCCGTGATGTTGTAGCCTTGCTTCTCCTTCTCAATCTGAGCATCCTGGCACAAACACAGATGGACACGTAATGTAGAGGTGCACTCTGTATTGCCCCCTAGTGGTGACAAGACGGAGTACAATGGAGGCCTACCATCTCTTTGAAGGCGTTCTCCATAGCTCCAATCACCAAGCTCTCATGCTGGATCTTCTTCTCGGTGAAGAACCGAGGAGGGGGAGGCGTGCTGCTGGGGGAACCCGGCGTCCCGGCCGCACCTCGCAGGGAGGCCGCCCGGGTCAGAGCGCGGTGAGGGCCCGGCGTGTTGCCCTGCTGCAGGAAGGGGTTGCCGTCGGGCTCCTCCCCCAGGATTGTGGGGGGCAGAGACGCCAGATTGTGCAGGATCTCGATGACGGCCTGCAGCTGACAGGCGATGTGGTGCTGTAGGAGGCGGGAGGCCACGACGGCTGCGCCTGAACCGGCGTGGCCGTCGAACAAGGCCCAGTAGTGGAACACGAGTCCCTCGTTGTCCTGCAAACACGTAACACAACGTAAAAGCTTTTGCCATTAAAGCCTATTAACGTTTCACTAAGAAACAATAAgaacatatttattattaacaataaataTACCGACTTACCTCTCCCAGCTTGCTGTGCTCCAAGCGCAGCCCGGGGCCCTCCCCATTGGGCAGCGAGTTGCGTCTCTTGGCGGTGGGGGTCTTGCTAGGCGTGGAGGGGGGACAGTAGC contains:
- the LOC129168262 gene encoding protein phosphatase 1H-like, yielding MLTRVKSAVAGFMGGIMAGGSSAGGGNPGSDLPLKFPYMRPEFLGLSPDEIECSADHIARPILILKETRRLPWATGYAEVINAGKSALNEDQACCEVVVVRRRPMSYCPPSTPSKTPTAKRRNSLPNGEGPGLRLEHSKLGEDNEGLVFHYWALFDGHAGSGAAVVASRLLQHHIACQLQAVIEILHNLASLPPTILGEEPDGNPFLQQGNTPGPHRALTRAASLRGAAGTPGSPSSTPPPPRFFTEKKIQHESLVIGAMENAFKEMDAQIEKEKQGYNITGGCTALTVVYLLGKLYVGNAGDSRAIIIRNNEIVPMSAEFTPESERQRLQFLGFMQPHLLGNEFTHLEFPRRVQRKEVGKRMLYRDFTMSGWAYKTIEDEDLKFPLIYGEGKKARVLATIGVTRGLGDHDLKVHDSNIYIKPFLSCLPEVKVYNLTQYEHGADDVLVMGTDGLWDVLSNQEVAEAVSTFLANCDPDDLHRYTMAAQDLVMRARGVLRDRGWRITNERLGSGDDISVFIIPLMYGNRQP